Proteins from a single region of Primulina tabacum isolate GXHZ01 chromosome 5, ASM2559414v2, whole genome shotgun sequence:
- the LOC142545358 gene encoding uncharacterized protein LOC142545358 isoform X1, with protein sequence MQAPSSCAPSTLKNPLSKAEFKKNTVFCSFLPMDYKNMNVGARPLSLKDYLLDDMSSCSSNGFGSFPRRQCCTTVRFLLDIELKNQEHQQYSYFKKNPPALLKSPSKSALSAFQHVITAIKRLPFAAGRSSESEKPKNSMLARSISKKINKKSTIFWRKPNEKEIGRMKSFDELLKEDPVSSDRSKISPNDGYGNCRPESDIVTATMEACSSGNLKFTEAGQNGVVEVQLKDNKASNGETMGVPQSNVRGAPTTSSDGSEVSSTNSKEKLWSTEEKEQFSPVSVLDCPFDDEDDEVSSPYRHRVAHVEEDKKKLMKKIQRFESLAELDPLNLTERFALQPESDNESPEWPQQCPYESNIGKFTSEIEEKEVVDENNNKALELLHLFKHKHPSNAPKTTTEKLVSDFFREQVTKARGKQGVARGKQGVSSFDKELLEEVEIWINGQNPPEPFLGWEVKANRQSYINDMEKDGTWKTLDQENMEVALELEIDIFSTLLSEMLGAM encoded by the exons ATGCAAGCTCCTTCTTCTTGTGCTCCATCTACCTTGAAAAACCCACT CTCAAAGGcggaatttaaaaaaaacactgTTTTTTGCTCCTTTCTTCCCATGGATTACAAAAATATGAATGTTGGAGCCAGACCCTTGTCGTTGAAAGATTACTTGTTGGACGATATGAGTTCTTGCTCATCCAACGGCTTCGGCTCCTTCCCCAGAAGACAATGCTGCACCACCGTACGATTCCTTCTCGATATCGAGCTAAAAAACCAGGAGCACCAACAGTATTCATATTTCAAGAAAAACCCACCAGCCCTACTGAAAAGCCCATCGAAATCCGCTCTGTCGGCGTTTCAGCACGTCATCACAGCCATAAAGAGACTCCCATTCGCCGCCGGGAGATCTTCGGAGTCGGAGAAACCAAAGAATTCGATGCTAGCGCGAAGCATTTCGAAAAAGATCAACAAGAAGAGCACCATTTTCTGGAGGAAGCCAAACGAGAAGGAGATCGGACGGATGAAATCGTTCGATGAGTTGCTCAAGGAGGATCCCGTGTCGTCGGATCGTTCCAAAATCTCCCCAAACGATGGGTACGGTAACTGCCGGCCGGAGAGCGATATTGTTACTGCGACGATGGAGGCATGTTCCAGCGGTAATCTGAAATTTACGGAGGCGGGGCAAAACGGCGTCGTAGAGGTTCAATTAAAGGACAATAAAGCGAGTAATGGCGAGACAATGGGTGTACCACAGAGTAATGTTCGGGGTGCCCCAACTACAAGCAGTGATGGGAGTGAGGTCAGCAGCACCAACTCAAAG GAGAAGCTATGGTCGACCGAAGAGAAGGAACAGTTTAGTCCAGTGTCTGTGCTGGACTGCCCATTTGATGATGAAGATGATGAGGTCTCGTCCCCTTACCGACATAGAGTCGCTCATGTAGAAG AAGACAAGAAGAAACTCATGAAGAAGATTCAGCGGTTTGAGTCACTTGCTGAACTTGATCCATTGAACTTAACTGAACGATTTGCTTTACAGCCAGAATCTGATAATGAATCACCTGAATGGCCTCAGCAATGTCCATATGAGTCAAACATCGGTAAATTCACCTCAGAGATAGAGGAAAAAGAAGTAGTAGACGAAAACAATAATAAGGCGTTGGAATTACTTCATCTCTTCAAGCACAAACACCCATCGAATGCCCCCAAAACAACGACTGAGAAGCTGGTTTCGGATTTCTTCAGAGAACAAGTAACAAAGGCACGTGGTAAACAAGGTGTGGCACGTGGTAAACAAGGTGTATCTTCGTTTGATAAGGAACTATTGGAGGAAGTTGAAATTTGGATCAATGGACAAAACCCCCCCGAGCCATTTCTTGGATGGGAAGTGAAGGCGAATAGACAATCTTACATCAATGACATGGAAAAAGATGGGACTTGGAAGACATTGGATCAAGAAAATATGGAAGTAGCTTTGGAGTTGGAAATCGATATATTTAGTACACTGTTGAGTGAGATGTTGGGAGCAATGTGA
- the LOC142545358 gene encoding uncharacterized protein LOC142545358 isoform X2, protein MDYKNMNVGARPLSLKDYLLDDMSSCSSNGFGSFPRRQCCTTVRFLLDIELKNQEHQQYSYFKKNPPALLKSPSKSALSAFQHVITAIKRLPFAAGRSSESEKPKNSMLARSISKKINKKSTIFWRKPNEKEIGRMKSFDELLKEDPVSSDRSKISPNDGYGNCRPESDIVTATMEACSSGNLKFTEAGQNGVVEVQLKDNKASNGETMGVPQSNVRGAPTTSSDGSEVSSTNSKEKLWSTEEKEQFSPVSVLDCPFDDEDDEVSSPYRHRVAHVEEDKKKLMKKIQRFESLAELDPLNLTERFALQPESDNESPEWPQQCPYESNIGKFTSEIEEKEVVDENNNKALELLHLFKHKHPSNAPKTTTEKLVSDFFREQVTKARGKQGVARGKQGVSSFDKELLEEVEIWINGQNPPEPFLGWEVKANRQSYINDMEKDGTWKTLDQENMEVALELEIDIFSTLLSEMLGAM, encoded by the exons ATGGATTACAAAAATATGAATGTTGGAGCCAGACCCTTGTCGTTGAAAGATTACTTGTTGGACGATATGAGTTCTTGCTCATCCAACGGCTTCGGCTCCTTCCCCAGAAGACAATGCTGCACCACCGTACGATTCCTTCTCGATATCGAGCTAAAAAACCAGGAGCACCAACAGTATTCATATTTCAAGAAAAACCCACCAGCCCTACTGAAAAGCCCATCGAAATCCGCTCTGTCGGCGTTTCAGCACGTCATCACAGCCATAAAGAGACTCCCATTCGCCGCCGGGAGATCTTCGGAGTCGGAGAAACCAAAGAATTCGATGCTAGCGCGAAGCATTTCGAAAAAGATCAACAAGAAGAGCACCATTTTCTGGAGGAAGCCAAACGAGAAGGAGATCGGACGGATGAAATCGTTCGATGAGTTGCTCAAGGAGGATCCCGTGTCGTCGGATCGTTCCAAAATCTCCCCAAACGATGGGTACGGTAACTGCCGGCCGGAGAGCGATATTGTTACTGCGACGATGGAGGCATGTTCCAGCGGTAATCTGAAATTTACGGAGGCGGGGCAAAACGGCGTCGTAGAGGTTCAATTAAAGGACAATAAAGCGAGTAATGGCGAGACAATGGGTGTACCACAGAGTAATGTTCGGGGTGCCCCAACTACAAGCAGTGATGGGAGTGAGGTCAGCAGCACCAACTCAAAG GAGAAGCTATGGTCGACCGAAGAGAAGGAACAGTTTAGTCCAGTGTCTGTGCTGGACTGCCCATTTGATGATGAAGATGATGAGGTCTCGTCCCCTTACCGACATAGAGTCGCTCATGTAGAAG AAGACAAGAAGAAACTCATGAAGAAGATTCAGCGGTTTGAGTCACTTGCTGAACTTGATCCATTGAACTTAACTGAACGATTTGCTTTACAGCCAGAATCTGATAATGAATCACCTGAATGGCCTCAGCAATGTCCATATGAGTCAAACATCGGTAAATTCACCTCAGAGATAGAGGAAAAAGAAGTAGTAGACGAAAACAATAATAAGGCGTTGGAATTACTTCATCTCTTCAAGCACAAACACCCATCGAATGCCCCCAAAACAACGACTGAGAAGCTGGTTTCGGATTTCTTCAGAGAACAAGTAACAAAGGCACGTGGTAAACAAGGTGTGGCACGTGGTAAACAAGGTGTATCTTCGTTTGATAAGGAACTATTGGAGGAAGTTGAAATTTGGATCAATGGACAAAACCCCCCCGAGCCATTTCTTGGATGGGAAGTGAAGGCGAATAGACAATCTTACATCAATGACATGGAAAAAGATGGGACTTGGAAGACATTGGATCAAGAAAATATGGAAGTAGCTTTGGAGTTGGAAATCGATATATTTAGTACACTGTTGAGTGAGATGTTGGGAGCAATGTGA